Part of the Schaalia odontolytica genome is shown below.
CCCACGCGGGCCTTCACGACGTCGCCGTTGCCTCCCTCACCAGCGCCGACTCGGTCATCGCCGTGCGTTTGAGCAACGCCTCAGTGCTCTCGGGGGGCGTCCCGCGACCGAGCCGCGGGTACACCGCTTTTCTTGCCGAGGACGGGACGGGAAGCATCGCGTCCACCGGCGGCATACGCGGCTCGATCGTCCAGTGGACGCCCGCCGGCGCCTTCTTCGCATCGGCAGCCGACGAGTATGTCTCCACCGATTCCGGGACGACTCGCACGCCGCGCGACGCCAGGCAACAGTACGAGATCGGACGCTACCCGCTCTCCAACGGGGGCACCGCGGCCTTCTACGTGGACTCGGCGAACCAACCTCTCTACACGGTCGCCCCCGATGGGTCCTCAACCCGCACCAACAACATCGGGCTCTTTCAGAACAACGGCCAGTGCGGCGACCGGATCATGTCTCTCACCGAGACGCAGCACTCGACCGACCTGGAGGCGTCGGCCGCCGAGGCGTACGCCTCGGCGCATCCGTTCGATCCGATGCCCGACAGCTTCGACCTGCTGGTTGAGCTCTCCGGTCACGACGGGGATCTGCCCACCGTCGTGGGCGTCTCCCAGAGGGATGAGACGCTCGAGTCGGGGCAGCAGATGTTCGCTTGCGATGGCTCCTCCGTCGTCATTCCCACGCTGGCGCGCACCCACCCCGATGCGTCGCGTGAGAACGGGTTGGATCCCGCTGACGGCCGCCTCGTTCTCCAGTCGTGGGACCTGTCGACGGGAACCAGGACGATCACGCCCGTCACCACGAGCGAGGGCGATCCCATCGACCTCTCGAGGTCTCGCGAGGTTCACCTCTCCCAGGGGATCCTCGTGGGTAGAGAGTACCGTTTCGTGAGCGCGCGAGGTGACGTCTACACCGTCAACATCGACACCGCGGTCGGCCGGTACGTCGGTTCGATCGGGACTCAACAGGGCGAGGAACGCACCGTCTTCCAGGTCACCGAGCGCGGCGTCTATGCCTTGACGACCTCCCCGCAGGATCTGCGCGTCACCCTGACGAGGCACCCGTGGGACGGCGGGCAGGAGCAGACCGTCCTGTCCACCGCGGACCTCGCGCCGTACCTCGCGGGCAACTTGCTGACGGATTCTCTCTCCATCGACTCTTTCGCCCTTCGCCCCGGATGGGGATAGACCCGGGGCCGTCAAAGCCGCGTCCCGGCCTCGGTTTCCGCGGGGCCGGGACGCCTGATGCGAGCGAGTTCAGGCCTTGGGACGCTCGCGCCGATCGAGCATATACAGGGCCAACTTGGACGGTTCGAGGGCGCGCACCGCGTGCGGCAGCCTCGTCCCAAAGTGAATGACATCGCCCGGCTTCAGGACGACGCTCCGCCCGTCCGCCTCGATCTCGAGAGAGCCTTCGAGCGCGTGCAAGATGGCGGGCATCGCGGCCGTGTGCTCGCTGAGAAGCTCGCCCGTGTCGAAGCTGAATAGGACCAGCCGGACGCCCTCGGCGTGCATGACCGTGCGCGAGACCGTGGCCCCCTCGTTGACCTGAATCATCGAGGCGATGTCTTGCAGGTCCGTCATGATGGGCGTGGGAACCTCGGTGTTCGATTCGGGCGACAGGCTCATTGATCCTCCTTGGGTTTGCGCGCGACGATAGCAACGCCGCACAGGTTGTGGTTGTACTTGTTGAAGGTGCGCGCCATCGTCATGACGCGTCCGCGCAGCTCCTTGTCCCGCGCGACGTTGCGGAGGATGCGCAGGGCGCCCCGCAGTCCCTCGTCGGCGATCACACGGCCGGGCCGAAGCAGGGCCATGGGAGCCGTGCGCGTCTCCTCCACGACCAGGCCGGCCTCCTCCAGGCAGGCACGCCACTGGGCCACCGTCAGGGGCCTGGCGTTGACGTTGATTGCCCGAGCGAGGGCACGGCGAATCTCGGTCGCCACCTTCTCGTCGATGGTGGTGGGCGTCATCGCCAGCTCGTGGATCACGTAGCGTCCGCCGGGGCGCAGGATGCGGGCCGCCTCGCCGACGATGGCGCGCTTGGCTTTCTCTCCCTGCATGCTGAGCATCGCCTCGCCGACCACGACGTCCGCGCTCTGGTCGGCCAGACCTGTCTCGGCGGCATCCGCGTTGACGCAGCGGCCAACCCCCGATGCGATGGCATTGACGCGCGCGCAGGCATCCGGGTCCCGCTCTACTCCGACGTAGGAGGCGGGACCAACCCCGATGATCGCGCCGGCTGTCACACCCAATCCGGGGGCGAATTCGACGACGTGGGCGCCGGGTATGCCGGCGCGCTTGAGTGCCCAGGTGCTGAGTGCGAGTCCACCGGGACGCAGGACCTTCTTTCCGGCGCGGGCGAGCACCCAGTGGCCGGGAGCCCGCTCGACGGGCCGGTCGGCGAAAGGCAGGGTGTTCGCCGACGTTTCTGCATGAGTTGCCATATACGCAAGTATAGCGTTAGCTATTTCGCTGCGCAGGCCTCCGCAGAAGAAGCGCCGACGAACACCCCGCCGCCATCACAGTCCGATGATCTGACCAAACTCCCGCTTGATGCGCTCCAGGCGCTCGCGTGCTTCCTCCCACGGAACCGGCCCGCCCTCGGGTACCGGGAGGATAACCTCCAGGTAGCACTTGAGTTTCGGCTCCGTGCCCGAGGGACGGGCGATGACGCGGTCACCGTCGCGGGTGAGCACCAGGACGCCGTCCGTGGGGGGCAGTCCCTGGTATCCCTCCGACAGGTCCGAAACCTCAACGACCGGAGAACCCGCCAGCTCGGTCGGCGGCTGGGCGCGCAGGCGCGCCATTCCCTGGGCGATCTGTTCGATCTGTTCGACCCGGAAGGTCAAAGGACCGGTCACGTGCAGGCCGTGGAGGCGCGCCAGCCGATCCAGCTCGTCCCACGCGCTGCGCCCCTGCGCCTTCAAGGAAGCGAACAACGACGCGGCCACGACGGAAGAGGCGATGCCGTCCTTGTCGCGGGCGACCGACGGATTCGGACAAAAGCCGATGGCCTCCTCGTATCCGAAGGCCAGCTGCGGCGCGCGAGCGATCCACTTGAAACCGGTGAGGGTCGTGTGGTGGACCAGCCCGTGAGCGCGTGCGATCCGACCCAGCAGACGCGAGGACACGATTGAGTTCGCGAGCGACCCGCGCACCCCGCGCGAGGCCAGGAACTCTCCCAGCAGGCAGCCAATCTGGTCTCCGCTGAGCGGGGTCCACCCCGTCGGCGAGGCGGGGTCCGGCACGGCGAGAGCGCAGCGATCCGCGTCGGGGTCGACCGCGATGATGAGGTCAGCTCCCTCGCTTCGCGCCTGCTCGATCGCCATGTCGAGGGCGCCGGCCTCCTCCGGGTTGGGGAAGGGCACGGTCGGGAAGTCCGGGTCCGGTTCGGCCTGGGCTGCCACAAGCGAGACGTTCGTGAACCCGGCCTCGGCCAGGACGCGCGACGTCAGCGACGCGCCCACGCCGTGCATGGCGGTCAGGACGATGCGCAGGTCCTGCCGTGCTGCGATCTCACCGGAGGCCAGCGCGACTGCGGAGGCCACGTACTCGTCGCGGGGGTCAACGGCCTCGACGAGGTCGTCGTTCATCGGAACCTGGTCGGCCGGCGGGGTGGCCTTGATGGCGTCGGCGATCTCGGCGTCGAAGGGCGGCACGATCTGGACGCCCTGGCCGTCGCCGGTGACGACGCTGCCTCCCAGGTAGACCTTGTACCCGTTGTCGGGTGCGGGGTTATGCGAGGCCGTCACCATGACTCCCGCGTCGGCGCCGAAGTGGCGCACCGCAAAGGAAGTGAGCGGAGTCGGGTTGGCCTGGGGCAGGGCGAGGACCCGCACGCCGGCTGCCGAAGCGACGCGGCACGCGGCCGTGGCGAACTTGGAGGAACCGTAGCGGGCGTCGCACCCGACGACCAGCGTGGGCGTGCCCGTCGCGTGGCGCTTGACGACCTCACACAGGCCTGCGGTCGCGCGGATGACGACGGCCAGGTTCATGCGGGATTCGCCGGGGCCGACGACGCCGCGCAGCCCGGCGGTACCGAATTCGAGAGGGCCGTTCATGGCGGCGCGCACGCGCGCCAGAGCCTCCTCGTCGCCGGCACGCGCGGCCTCAACATCCCCCTTCAGGGACGAGGCCGTCGCCGGATCCGGGTCGTGGTCTGCCCAACGGCGGGCGCGATCGAAAACGTCCATGTGTTCTCATTCCTCCAGTCCTGCCAGAATGGCGTTGGTTGCCGAGACCCCCAGACGGGAAGCGCCGGCCTCGATCATGGCGAGCGCCGTTTCGGCGTCGCGGATTCCTCCAGATGCTTTCACACCCAGGGAATCGCCGACGGTGGCACGCATGAGGGCAACCGCGTGCGTCGACGCGCCTCCGGCGGGGTGGAAACCCGTCGACGTCTTGACGAAGTCGGCGCCAGCCGCCATCGACGCCCGGCAGGCAGCGACGATCTCATCGTCGGTGAGGGCCGCAGACTCGATAATGACCTTGAGGACGCGGGGGGAGGGAACGACCCGGCGAACGGCGGCAATCTCCCCCTCCAGGTCAGCAAGCCGTCCATCCTTGACCAGCTCAATGTTGATGACCATGTCAATCTCGTCGGCACCGTCCGCGACGGCGAGGGCCGCCTCGAAGGCCTTCACCTCGGGCTTGACGGCTCCCGAGGGGAAGCCGACCACGCAGGCAACCTTGAGCCCCTCGGGCACGTCCAGGGGCAGCATCGAGGGAGAGACACACACCGAGAAGGTTCCGGCCCCGGCCCCCTCCTCGACGATGCGCGCCACGTCCGCGCGCGTCGCTTCCGGCTTGAGGATCGTGTGGTCGATCATCGCGGCCACGTCACGTTTCTTCATGAGACGACGTTCTCCTAATCTCACAGGGCTGCCAGCGGCAGGGCGAGTTCCATCATCGTCGTGAAGGCGGTCTGCCGAGACTGGGCGTCCGTGGCCTCTCCGGTGACGAGGGAATCGGAGACGGTGAACATGCCGAGGGCCTCGACGCCGGCGTGCGCGGCCGTCGCATACAGTCCAGCCGTTTCCATTTCGACCGCGAGGATCCCCATCCGCGCCCACGCCTCGTTGAAAGTCTGGTTCGCGTTGTAGAAGACGTCGGAGGACATGATGTTGCCGACGTGGAAGGGGACTCCCTCCTCGCGGGCGCGGCGCACCACGTCGTCAATGAGGCGGAAGGAGCCGATCGGAGCATAGGTTCCGGGGAGCTGGTACTGGTCCATGAACGCCGAATTCGTGCAGGCTCCCTGGGCGACCACAACGTCGTAGAGGTGCATGTCGGGCTGCAGAGCGCCACACGTTCCAACGCGCACCAGGCGCCGGCAACCAAACTCGTGGATGAGTTCATAGGCGTACAGGGAGATTGAGGGGATACCCATGCCAGACCCCATGACGGACACGGGGGTGCCCTGGTAGGTACCGGTGAAGCCGAGCATGTTGCGTACGGCGTTGAACTGCTGGACGTCCTCCAGGTAGGTATCGGCGATGAACTTCGCGCGCAGGGGGTCTCCCGGGAGCAGGATGGTCTCGGCGATGGGAGCGGTGGGATCAATGTGCGGTGTGGAACGCATGTGTCATGTCCTTCGTTGTGTCGAGGAGAACTGGGCTCCTCTCGGCGTCTTTACCTGTGTGACAAGGCTATGCCCTGAGTTACAAATGCGTCAATAGCAATTTAACAAATGTTCCATCCTCCTGTCGTTGCGTCATCCACCCCCTCCGAGGGTTCCTCGCTCGTCTCGTCCAGCAGCGCGAGGGCCAGGTCCTGGTCGACCACCAGGTGGGTGGCCAACCCCATGCGAAGCCCCGCCTCCAGAGCCCGGGCCTTCACGAGCCCTCCCGCAACGAGCAGCCGGACGGGACGCGCACGCAGGTCGTCCAGGGGGATGCTGACCGTGCGGCGCTCGATCTGGGGACGCGCGATGGTGCCGGACTTTGTAAAGAAGTGGGAAAAGACGTCGCCGACGGCGTCGCGCAGCAGCGCCTCTACCTCCGCCTCCTCAAGCTGCCCGAGGTTCAGGGAGATGACCTCCCGGCCCATCGCGCCGACCGTGAAGACGGCGACGTCGACGCCCCGCCCCTCCTCCAGGATCTTGGCGATCGCCCGGTCCTGGCGCACGATCGACAGGGTCGCCGTGTCCTGAAAGATGACGGGGAGCGGCAGGTACCGGGGCTCGGCGGAGAATGCCTCGCAGAAGGCTCGCATGACCTCGAAGTCGTGGGTCCCGCGCTCGGAGAAGGAGGTCCCTCCCTTGAGCTGGACGACCCGCACTCCCGATCGCGGGGACCTGGACAGGTGGGAGGCGAGCGAGTTCATCGTGCGACCCCAGGAGATGCCGACGCTCATGCCGTCGTGGACCAGCTGGCTCAACAGGGCAGCTCCGACGCGCCCGACCTGGTCGATGGCCTCCTCCACCCTCATCGCTCGCCCGTGTGCGACTCGCGCGCAGGCCAGCCCATATCGCTTCTCCAGGCGCGCCGCGAGCTCGGAGGCCTCGTCGCGCGGATCGTGGATGTCGATGGTCACGAAGCCTCGCGCGTGGCCGTGCGCGAGGAGCTTGGCCACCGTGGGCCGCGAGCACCCCATGCGGGAGGCAACCTCGGCCTGACTCAAGTCTTGCTGGTAGTAAAGCTTGAGGGCCTCGATCGACTGCTCGTCGCGCTTCTCCACGATTCCTCCTTCCCCGTGCCGTACGGTTGCGTCAGGAGACCGTGTCCAAGATGACGCCCCGATCCTCGACGACGCCCCCGTCAGCGATCGTGATCGCACCCGCGAGGCTTTCCACGGCTCGCTCGATGCGCCACTCGTCGTCCGTGTAGAGGGTGAGCAGCGGCTGCCCCGCTCGCACGCTCTCGCCGGGCTTGGCATGAATCTCGATGCCGGCACCCGCCTGGACAGCGTCCTCCTTGACCGCGCGCCCCGCGCCCAGGCGCCAGGACGCGACCCCGACGCCGAGGGCGTCCATGCCGACGACCGTTCCGTCGGCCTCGGCCCGAACCTGGTGCGCGTGGGCGGCACGAGGCATCGGCGCGTCCGGGTCGCCGCCCTGCTCGCGGATCATCTGGCGCCAACGGTCCATGGCGCGCCCATCACGCAGGGCCTCCTCCACGTCGGCGTCGTGGACGCCCGCCAGGTCCAGCATGTTCCGGGCGAGTTCGCAGGTCAGCTCGACGACGTCGGAGGGGCCTGCGCCCGCGAGGACCTCAACCGATTCCTCAACCTCAAGAGCATTGCCGATCTTGCGTCCGAGGGGCACCGACATGTCGGTCAGCAGCGCGCGCGTGGCAACGCCCGCGTCGCGCCCCAAATCCACCATGGTGCGCGCGAGCTCACGCGCGGTGTCCAGGTCCTTCATGAAGGCACCCGACCCAACCTTGACGTCCAGGACGAGCGCGCCCGTCCCCTCAGCGATCTTCTTGCTCATGATGGAGCTGGCGATCAGCGGGATGGACTCCACGGTCGAGGTGATGTCGCGCAGCGCGTACAGCTTCTTGTCCGCGGGTGCCAGGCCGACCCCGGCCGCGCAGATGACCGCGCCGCATCCGCTGCCCAGCTGCGTCATGATCTCCTCGTTGCTCAGCTGTGCCCTCCAGCCTGGGATCGACTCCAGCTTGTCCAGGGTGCCGCCCGTGTGCCCCAGGCCTCGGCCCGACAGCTGCGGGACCGCTACCCCGAAGCACGCGACGAGCGGCGCCAGGGGCAGGGTGATCTTGTCCCCCACGCCTCCGGTCGAGTGCTTGTCGGCGGTCGGCTTGCCGATCCCGGAGAAGTCCATGCGCTGCCCCGACCGGATCATCGCATCCGTCCACCGGGCAATCTCCTCGCGGTTCATTCCACGCAGGAAGATCGCCATGGCCAGGGCGGCCATCTGCTCATCCTTGACGACGCCGGAGGTGTAGGCATCGATCACCCAGTCGATGTGCTCGGGGGATAGGGTTCCCCCGTCGCGTTTCGTACGAATGACGTCAACGGCATCAACGATCGCCATCGTTTCCTTCTTTCGTTTCGGAATAGGCCGGGGCGCTTGTCGCTCCCACCCCGTCCAGGTCATGGGGGCCGAAAGCACCGGGGAGGACCTCGCTCATGGGGGCGACCCCGCCGGGCATGAGGACCAGGCAGGAGGGGCCTCCGTGCTCGAAGATGAGCTGGCGGCACCTCCCGCACGGGGAGACGGGAACCGCGTCACCATTGACGGCGACGACACCGACGAGCGTGCCCCCGCCGGAGCGGATCAGGTCCGAGACCATGCCGCACTCGGCACACAGGGTCACCCCGTAGCCGGCGTTCTCGACGTTGCAGCCGCTGACGATCCGACCGTCGTCCGTCAATCCGGCGGCGCCGACCGGGAACCCCGAGTAGGGGCAGTACGCCCGCTTCATCGCGTCTGTGGCGACGCCCAGCAGGGCGTCCCAATCGATCAGAGGCATCGACCCCACCCCTCACTTCACGTAGGGGACGTTCTCGGCGGCGGGCGCCCGGGACTTACCGACAAAGCCCGCAACCGCGACAATGGTCACGACGTAGGGGATCATCGACACCAGGTTGGAGGGGACCGCGCTGGTCAGGTTGGGCAGCATGTGAGCCAGGGCTTGGGCGAAGCCGAACATGACGGCGGCGCTCATCGCTCCCAGCGGGTTCCACTTGCCCAGGATCATCGCCGCCAGGGCGATGTATCCGTTGCCCGCGGAGATGTTGTCCGTGAAAGCCAAGCCCGAGCCGATCGTGAAGAACGCGCCCCCCAGACCCGCGAAGGCGGAACCGAGAATCGTGTTCGTCGTGCGCGTGCGCTGAACGTTGATGCCGACCGTGTCGGCGGCTCGAGGGTGCTCGCCGCAGGCACGCAGGCGCAGGCCCCACCGCGAGCGGAACAGGAAGAACGCCAGCGCAACGACCGCCACGTACATCAGGTACACGAGGATCGACTGGTTGAACAGGGCCGGCCCCACGACGGGGATCTCCGATAGGAGCGGGATCTTGATGCTCGACAGCGAGTACTGGTTCGTGTTCAGGCTCACCGCCGGATTCTTCATGACGGTGCCCGCGAAGAACGTCGTGAGACCCAGGGCCAGCACGTTCAAGACGACGCCGACGATGATCTGATCGACCCCGTACTTCACGGAGAAGAGCGCCAGCAGCACGCCCAGGGCGGCTCCCGCCAGCGGGGCCGCGAGCAGTCCGGCGTATGGGTTCTGGAAGAAGGAGGCCACCATCACGCCCGCGAAGGCGCCGACCAGGAGGTCACCCTCAATTGCGATGTTGACCACGCCGACTCGCTCCGAGATCACGCCCGAGAGCGCGCCGAAGATCAGGGGCGTCGACAGCGCAACCGTCGAGACGAGGGTCGAAGTCAGCGTCACGGAGCCGGTGGCCGACCCCGAGCCCGCGTACACGAGGAACCCACACACCGTCGACACGCCGACGACGACCATCGCACCGACACGAGCCCACGACGGGGAGCTGGCACGACGCAGCGTCGAGACGATCGCCCACGCGGTGATCGCGATCGTGACGAGGGCCAGCCCCCACACGACGGGGGCACCCGCCACGACGACGTCGGGAATCGAGTACGACTGCGACTTGTCGTTGAGCAGCACC
Proteins encoded:
- a CDS encoding cupin domain-containing protein, translating into MSLSPESNTEVPTPIMTDLQDIASMIQVNEGATVSRTVMHAEGVRLVLFSFDTGELLSEHTAAMPAILHALEGSLEIEADGRSVVLKPGDVIHFGTRLPHAVRALEPSKLALYMLDRRERPKA
- a CDS encoding class I SAM-dependent methyltransferase: MATHAETSANTLPFADRPVERAPGHWVLARAGKKVLRPGGLALSTWALKRAGIPGAHVVEFAPGLGVTAGAIIGVGPASYVGVERDPDACARVNAIASGVGRCVNADAAETGLADQSADVVVGEAMLSMQGEKAKRAIVGEAARILRPGGRYVIHELAMTPTTIDEKVATEIRRALARAINVNARPLTVAQWRACLEEAGLVVEETRTAPMALLRPGRVIADEGLRGALRILRNVARDKELRGRVMTMARTFNKYNHNLCGVAIVARKPKEDQ
- a CDS encoding phospho-sugar mutase; amino-acid sequence: MDVFDRARRWADHDPDPATASSLKGDVEAARAGDEEALARVRAAMNGPLEFGTAGLRGVVGPGESRMNLAVVIRATAGLCEVVKRHATGTPTLVVGCDARYGSSKFATAACRVASAAGVRVLALPQANPTPLTSFAVRHFGADAGVMVTASHNPAPDNGYKVYLGGSVVTGDGQGVQIVPPFDAEIADAIKATPPADQVPMNDDLVEAVDPRDEYVASAVALASGEIAARQDLRIVLTAMHGVGASLTSRVLAEAGFTNVSLVAAQAEPDPDFPTVPFPNPEEAGALDMAIEQARSEGADLIIAVDPDADRCALAVPDPASPTGWTPLSGDQIGCLLGEFLASRGVRGSLANSIVSSRLLGRIARAHGLVHHTTLTGFKWIARAPQLAFGYEEAIGFCPNPSVARDKDGIASSVVAASLFASLKAQGRSAWDELDRLARLHGLHVTGPLTFRVEQIEQIAQGMARLRAQPPTELAGSPVVEVSDLSEGYQGLPPTDGVLVLTRDGDRVIARPSGTEPKLKCYLEVILPVPEGGPVPWEEARERLERIKREFGQIIGL
- the deoC gene encoding deoxyribose-phosphate aldolase; protein product: MKKRDVAAMIDHTILKPEATRADVARIVEEGAGAGTFSVCVSPSMLPLDVPEGLKVACVVGFPSGAVKPEVKAFEAALAVADGADEIDMVINIELVKDGRLADLEGEIAAVRRVVPSPRVLKVIIESAALTDDEIVAACRASMAAGADFVKTSTGFHPAGGASTHAVALMRATVGDSLGVKASGGIRDAETALAMIEAGASRLGVSATNAILAGLEE
- the deoD gene encoding purine-nucleoside phosphorylase, with the translated sequence MRSTPHIDPTAPIAETILLPGDPLRAKFIADTYLEDVQQFNAVRNMLGFTGTYQGTPVSVMGSGMGIPSISLYAYELIHEFGCRRLVRVGTCGALQPDMHLYDVVVAQGACTNSAFMDQYQLPGTYAPIGSFRLIDDVVRRAREEGVPFHVGNIMSSDVFYNANQTFNEAWARMGILAVEMETAGLYATAAHAGVEALGMFTVSDSLVTGEATDAQSRQTAFTTMMELALPLAAL
- a CDS encoding sugar-binding transcriptional regulator, with protein sequence MEKRDEQSIEALKLYYQQDLSQAEVASRMGCSRPTVAKLLAHGHARGFVTIDIHDPRDEASELAARLEKRYGLACARVAHGRAMRVEEAIDQVGRVGAALLSQLVHDGMSVGISWGRTMNSLASHLSRSPRSGVRVVQLKGGTSFSERGTHDFEVMRAFCEAFSAEPRYLPLPVIFQDTATLSIVRQDRAIAKILEEGRGVDVAVFTVGAMGREVISLNLGQLEEAEVEALLRDAVGDVFSHFFTKSGTIARPQIERRTVSIPLDDLRARPVRLLVAGGLVKARALEAGLRMGLATHLVVDQDLALALLDETSEEPSEGVDDATTGGWNIC
- a CDS encoding thymidine phosphorylase — protein: MAIVDAVDVIRTKRDGGTLSPEHIDWVIDAYTSGVVKDEQMAALAMAIFLRGMNREEIARWTDAMIRSGQRMDFSGIGKPTADKHSTGGVGDKITLPLAPLVACFGVAVPQLSGRGLGHTGGTLDKLESIPGWRAQLSNEEIMTQLGSGCGAVICAAGVGLAPADKKLYALRDITSTVESIPLIASSIMSKKIAEGTGALVLDVKVGSGAFMKDLDTARELARTMVDLGRDAGVATRALLTDMSVPLGRKIGNALEVEESVEVLAGAGPSDVVELTCELARNMLDLAGVHDADVEEALRDGRAMDRWRQMIREQGGDPDAPMPRAAHAHQVRAEADGTVVGMDALGVGVASWRLGAGRAVKEDAVQAGAGIEIHAKPGESVRAGQPLLTLYTDDEWRIERAVESLAGAITIADGGVVEDRGVILDTVS
- a CDS encoding cytidine deaminase, translated to MPLIDWDALLGVATDAMKRAYCPYSGFPVGAAGLTDDGRIVSGCNVENAGYGVTLCAECGMVSDLIRSGGGTLVGVVAVNGDAVPVSPCGRCRQLIFEHGGPSCLVLMPGGVAPMSEVLPGAFGPHDLDGVGATSAPAYSETKEGNDGDR
- a CDS encoding ABC transporter permease, with translation MSTSERGTRTQVESKRSWKLPGVYAAACILLVILAAATSGDVRVLLNDKSQSYSIPDVVVAGAPVVWGLALVTIAITAWAIVSTLRRASSPSWARVGAMVVVGVSTVCGFLVYAGSGSATGSVTLTSTLVSTVALSTPLIFGALSGVISERVGVVNIAIEGDLLVGAFAGVMVASFFQNPYAGLLAAPLAGAALGVLLALFSVKYGVDQIIVGVVLNVLALGLTTFFAGTVMKNPAVSLNTNQYSLSSIKIPLLSEIPVVGPALFNQSILVYLMYVAVVALAFFLFRSRWGLRLRACGEHPRAADTVGINVQRTRTTNTILGSAFAGLGGAFFTIGSGLAFTDNISAGNGYIALAAMILGKWNPLGAMSAAVMFGFAQALAHMLPNLTSAVPSNLVSMIPYVVTIVAVAGFVGKSRAPAAENVPYVK